CCGCACGGCAAGGGCTGATGCGCGGTTTTCTTCAAAATGTTCTGATATATAAGATTGATATTCTTCTTGTATTGCTTTCATACTTAACTACTCCATTCCAGATTTACTTTTGGTTCTGCCACTCTTTGGCCAGAGTTGTTCGGTGCCTTAAAAGCCTTCGGAAAGGGAGAAGGCACATACCTTCACCATCCTCCAGGTGCTCCTCCGCCAGATTCAAAAGCTCTTCTATAAATTTAACGGCCGGCTGCCCATAGATCTTACCCTGGTATCCATATCTTTGAAGAGATTTCTCTGATTCCCGAATGTCCCCGATGGCCACCGGGTATCTCTGCAGCAGCCCACTGGTAACCTCTTTACAAAAAAAGAGTCCCTTGATAAGTGCCAGATATGCCATCATATATTCGAATGGCATGCTGTCTGCTCCGCGGATTTCCACGTAATGCTTTACCCTGACATCCAAAAATGTCATGGACAGGATATGATCCAAATCTTTCGCATCAATCAGCCTGTCTTTCCAGATATCACAGACCCTCTGATTTCCGGTATAGACGGAGCCTTCCGGAGCGGGAAGAAAAATCAGAGGAAGATTCCAAAGATACTCCGCATATGTGTGAAATCCAAAATCATCATCAAATAATCCGTCCAATATCCCACAGCGTTTAGGATCCACATGATTCCATATCTCTGTCCGCGCCAGGTGATCAGGGAAGGGCAGTCCTTCGAACACAGGTGTATTATCTGACAAAAGTTTTAATGCCGGCATTACCAGATAGGCGGTCCGATACTTGCGTACAAAATCCTGTTCGCAGCAATAATCAATGGATACTTGTGTGGCGGCTGTACCGCGCATCATATTCCGGCCTCTCGTACCCGAAGTCTTAAAATAATCATCCATATACTGATATCTTTGCTTGGGAATCAGTGGCAAATCATCTACCTTGCTTTTTGGCTGATATCCTATAGTAAGTAATTCGTAGTCTTCAGCTTCCAGAAGGGGTTCGATGATCTGCAGAAAACTCTGATAGATTTTCATGATGACACGTATGCTTTCCTTTGGTACAATGCTAACTTCGAATTGTGCTGCCGGTTCAAGGCTGACGGAATAATCCAGATTATATAAGCCAAGAAGGGTTTCATCTTCATAATAATAATGAGGAAATACAGCTTTCAGCTGCTGCAGTATCCATCCAATGCCATGCGCTTCATAATAGGTAACTGCCTTTCTGGTTTTGCGATGTACGATAATATGCTCGATTTCCATCCCGAGTTTCTGTACACAATTCAACTTACATCCTTCACGGAAATGTTGTTCCAGAATCTCCAGATTCTGTAGTTTATAATCGTTATCCACGGAATAATACCTTTCTTCTTTTAAAAAAATAGTTGAAATTTTTGAAATACTATTGTATAATACACATTGTGTCTTACACAAGCC
The window above is part of the Novisyntrophococcus fermenticellae genome. Proteins encoded here:
- a CDS encoding glutamate-cysteine ligase family protein is translated as MDNDYKLQNLEILEQHFREGCKLNCVQKLGMEIEHIIVHRKTRKAVTYYEAHGIGWILQQLKAVFPHYYYEDETLLGLYNLDYSVSLEPAAQFEVSIVPKESIRVIMKIYQSFLQIIEPLLEAEDYELLTIGYQPKSKVDDLPLIPKQRYQYMDDYFKTSGTRGRNMMRGTAATQVSIDYCCEQDFVRKYRTAYLVMPALKLLSDNTPVFEGLPFPDHLARTEIWNHVDPKRCGILDGLFDDDFGFHTYAEYLWNLPLIFLPAPEGSVYTGNQRVCDIWKDRLIDAKDLDHILSMTFLDVRVKHYVEIRGADSMPFEYMMAYLALIKGLFFCKEVTSGLLQRYPVAIGDIRESEKSLQRYGYQGKIYGQPAVKFIEELLNLAEEHLEDGEGMCLLPFRRLLRHRTTLAKEWQNQK